Proteins co-encoded in one Cinclus cinclus chromosome Z, bCinCin1.1, whole genome shotgun sequence genomic window:
- the MACIR gene encoding macrophage immunometabolism regulator gives MEVDVNGESRTALSALPVPLAEVSSAARMEADKPRCSSTPCSPLRRTVAGYQILHMDSNYLVSFTTGEELLKLAHKCTGNEENKGESGPNLGSKHLDSGLPRSSRLYKTRSRSYQPYEIPAVNGRRRRRMPSSGDRYNKALPYEPYKALHGPLPLCLLKGKRAHSKSLDYLNLDKMSIKEPADTEVLQYQLQHLTLRGDRTFSRNST, from the coding sequence ATGGAAGTTGATGTGAATGGAGAGTCCAGAACTGCCCTGTCTGCCCTGCCTGTGCCTCTTGCAGAGGTGAGTTCTGCAGCCAGGATGGAAGCAGACAAGCCACGCTGTTCCAGCACCCCGTGCTCACCATTGCGGCGGACAGTTGCGGGATATCAGATCCTTCACATGGATTCTAACTACCTGGTTAGCTTCACAACTGGAGAGGAGCTGCTAAAATTAGCCCATAAGTGTACGGGAAATGAAGAGAACAAAGGAGAATCTGGCCCTAACTTGGGCTCCAAACATCTTGATTCAGGACTGCCACGTTCTTCACGTTTGTACAAAACTAGAAGTAGGTCCTACCAGCCATATGAGATCCCAGCAGTaaatgggaggaggaggagacgGATGCCCAGCTCAGGGGATAGATACAATAAAGCTTTACCATATGAGCCTTATAAGGCACTTCATGGtcccctgcccctctgccttTTGAAAGGTAAAAGGGCTCATTCAAAATCCCTGGACTACCTCAATTTAGACAAAATGAGCATTAAGGAACCTGCTGACACAGAAGTGCTACAATACCAGCTCCAACACCTTACTCTTAGAGGGGATCGTACATTTTCAAGGAATAGCACATGA